The nucleotide sequence TCATAGATGTCCGGATTATTATAAGTTTCTGTCCAGGAATCATGGCCTGCTTCTGGATAAATGGTGAATTTCACGTCGGACTTTTCTTTCTTCAGGACATCCACCAGAGTCTGGGACCGTTCCAGAGGGACTGCAGTGTCTTTACCCCCATGAAACACCCAGATCGGAACGTGCTTGATTTTCTTGACCCAGAACTTTTCCCCGCCCCCACAAATAGGCACCAGGGCAGCAAATCGATAGGGAGTATAAGCCGCCAGTGACCAGGTACCAAAGCCTCCCATACTTAGACCAGTCACATAGATGCGGTCTTTATCGACCTTATATTTCTTCTCGATGTCATTCAACAGCGCAGTCAGTTCGACCGGTTGCCAGAGTTGGTCTTCAGGACATTGCGGAGAAACAACGATGAACGGAAATTGTTTGCCGTTTTTAACCAGCTTCGGTGGGCCATGGACCGTCACCAGATCCAGATCG is from Gimesia maris and encodes:
- a CDS encoding prolyl oligopeptidase family serine peptidase, which codes for MLKKIIVVCFIFAVSSMYVSSEAAEKPETGNQSAAELNTTIPVKMKYLLYLPENYDEKEKWPLVLFLHGAGERGDDLDLVTVHGPPKLVKNGKQFPFIVVSPQCPEDQLWQPVELTALLNDIEKKYKVDKDRIYVTGLSMGGFGTWSLAAYTPYRFAALVPICGGGEKFWVKKIKHVPIWVFHGGKDTAVPLERSQTLVDVLKKEKSDVKFTIYPEAGHDSWTETYNNPDIYEWLLQQVRKPEAEVKAAEEKEAAARKAKRAAARKKK